Proteins encoded in a region of the Scyliorhinus torazame isolate Kashiwa2021f chromosome 1, sScyTor2.1, whole genome shotgun sequence genome:
- the LOC140429550 gene encoding LOW QUALITY PROTEIN: succinate dehydrogenase cytochrome b560 subunit, mitochondrial-like (The sequence of the model RefSeq protein was modified relative to this genomic sequence to represent the inferred CDS: inserted 2 bases in 1 codon), giving the protein MALLLRVAGRQCLRIPLAPLLGARWAVPKTTSAKQVDRFWEKNERLQRPVSPHIAIYSWSLPMAMSVMHHGTGAALSTGVSXFAVAALLLPGDFSLYLDLVRSLELPHALIYAGKFSACFPFTYHTWNGVRHLTWDSGTALKLPQVEKTGYLVLALTIATCAGLAAM; this is encoded by the exons ATGGCGCTGCTGCTAAGGGTGGCCGGACGTCAATGTTTGCGGATTCCACTTGCTCCTCTCCTTGGCGCGCGATGGGCTGTACCCAAGACAACCAGCGCCAAGCAGGTGGACAGATTCTGGGAGAAAAATGAACGATTACAACGGCCAGTGTCACCGCATATTGCCATCTACAGTTGGTCGTTACCGATGGCGATGTCTGTGATGCATCATGGGACGGGAGCTGCGTTAagcacaggggtctc gtttgCAGTTGCCGCTCTCCTCCTTCCCGGTGACTTCAGCCTTTATCTGGATCTGGTGCGGAGTCTGGAGCTTCCTCACGCTCTGATCTACGCAGGCAAGTTCAGTGCCTGCTTCCCATTCACTTACCACACCTGGAATGGAGTTCGGCACCTGACCTGGGACTCGGGAACCGCTCTGAAACTGCCCCAAGTGGAGAAGACGGGATACCTGGTCTTGGCACTCACCATTGCCACCTGTGCTGGACTAGCCGCCATGTGA